A window of Cryptomeria japonica chromosome 3, Sugi_1.0, whole genome shotgun sequence contains these coding sequences:
- the LOC131076506 gene encoding glyoxylase I 4, which yields MVNSGEKGGPLRLRSLNHISMVVTSIEDSINFYENVLGFIRVKRPGSFNFNGAWLFNYGIGIHLLQSANPEKVVHKEINPRDNHISFQCDDMQGVERKMQEMKIKYVKRIVEDEGIYVDQLFIHDPDGFMVEVCNCENFPVEPTPSGVGPVCFRLPSHLHNPPIAMGKNTSVLSASKEIDL from the exons ATGGTGAATTCTGGTGAGAAAGGAGGGCCCCTTCGTTTGAGATCTCTGAATCATATATCTATGGTGGTTACATCGATAGAGGATTCCATTAACTTTTATGAAAATGTCCTGGGTTTTATTCGTGTCAAGCGGCCTGGATCTTTCAATTTCAATGGAGCCTG GCTGTTTAATTATGGGATAGGCATACATTTGCTGCAGAGTGCCAACCCAGAGAAAGTAGTGCACAAGGAGATAAATCCAAGGGACAATCACATTTCATTCCAG TGTGATGATATGCAAGGTGTGGAAAGAAAGATGCAGGAGATGAAGATCAAGTATGTGAAACGTATAGTGGAGGATGAAGGCATATATGTGGACCAGCTCTTCATACATGACCCAGATGGTTTCATGGTGGAGGTCTGTAACTGTGAGAATTTTCCAGTGGAGCCCACACCCTCTGGAGTTGGGCCAGTTTGTTTCAGATTACCTTCTCATCTGCACAACCCTCCCATAGCCATGGGAAAAAATACATCAGTTCTGTCAGCATCAAAAGAGATTGATCTGTAA